The Methanobrevibacter wolinii SH genome includes a window with the following:
- a CDS encoding formylmethanofuran--tetrahydromethanopterin N-formyltransferase, which yields MTDYSLVEDTFFESFRGKYIRALITAEDEQTAKEAAYDSTATPSSVIGRIEGGVEGPVSPDETPDGRPGYLCQYWFGLDDLKKYELELSYRIRQDILVKPFTSMFSYTENPEGKIGMMEQVGHCGDGYEWEEERYGREMIHVPIAVPDFLIDKEMGYSTGIMGANFWYMCNTKEAVLEAGRKIVDAILEVPGVCCPFGICSAASKPETNFPQIGPSSNHPYCPSLKERLGDESKVPDGVKYIPEIVIDAVDEESMRNAIKAAIDSILDVDGIVNISAGNFGGKLGEDTFYLHDILGI from the coding sequence ATGACAGATTATAGTTTAGTAGAAGACACTTTCTTTGAAAGTTTTAGAGGAAAATATATAAGAGCATTAATTACTGCTGAAGATGAACAAACTGCAAAAGAAGCAGCATATGATTCTACCGCTACTCCTAGTTCAGTTATTGGAAGAATTGAAGGAGGTGTAGAAGGACCTGTATCTCCAGATGAAACTCCTGATGGAAGACCGGGATATCTTTGTCAATATTGGTTTGGTTTAGATGATTTAAAAAAATATGAATTAGAATTATCTTATAGAATTAGACAAGATATTTTAGTTAAACCATTTACATCTATGTTTTCATATACTGAAAATCCTGAAGGTAAAATTGGTATGATGGAACAAGTAGGTCATTGTGGAGATGGATATGAATGGGAAGAAGAAAGATATGGAAGAGAAATGATTCATGTTCCTATTGCAGTACCTGACTTTTTAATTGATAAAGAAATGGGTTATTCTACTGGAATTATGGGAGCTAATTTTTGGTATATGTGTAATACTAAAGAAGCAGTACTTGAAGCAGGAAGAAAAATTGTTGATGCAATTCTTGAAGTTCCTGGAGTTTGTTGTCCATTTGGTATCTGTTCTGCAGCAAGTAAACCTGAAACTAATTTCCCACAAATTGGACCTTCATCAAATCACCCTTACTGTCCTTCACTTAAAGAAAGATTAGGTGATGAAAGTAAAGTCCCTGATGGTGTAAAATATATTCCAGAAATTGTTATTGATGCAGTAGATGAAGAATCTATGAGAAATGCTATAAAAGCAGCTATTGATAGTATTCTTGATGTTGATGGAATTGTTAATATTTCTGCAGGTAACTTTGGTGGAAAATTAGGTGAAGATACTTTCTATTTACATGATATTTTAGGTATTTAG